The following coding sequences lie in one Litorilinea aerophila genomic window:
- a CDS encoding glycoside hydrolase family 95 protein has product MQDPNLRLWYRQPAARWVEALPIGNGRLAAMVFGGVPSERLQLNEDTLWSGGPRDWNNPAARDALAAVRQAVFAGQYEEADRLARQLQGPFTQSYLPMADLHVHLLHGDGVRSYRRELDLDAAVARASYVVDGVTYTREAFASAPDRVIALRLTCDRPGHLRFVARLESPLRHTVDAPAADTLALRGKAPEHVEPNYRPSDQPIRYAETEPGEGMTFVVYLQVVAEGGQVQTDEAGILRVMDADAATLYVSAATSFNGYRRSPGLDGRDPEPPARQALAQAIAQPYDGLRQRHMDDHRRLFRRVSLDLGQNEAAALPTDERIQRFHRHHDPHLVTLLFQFGRYLLIASSRPGTQPANLQGIWNDQVRPPWSSNYTININTQMNYWPAEVTNLAECHTPLFDFIAELAANGQETARVNYGCSGWVAHHNADLWRQSAPVGNYGEGDPVWACWPMAGPWLCQHLWEHYAFGLDLDFLRDTAYPLMKGAAQFCLDWLLEDGHSHLVTAPSTSPENKFTTPDGQRAAVSMAATMDMALMRDLFTHCCAAAEILDVDGDFRQRLQDALARLYPFQIGRHGQLQEWFQDWDDPDDHHRHASHLLALHPASLITRRETPELWAAARRSLEMRGDGGTGWSMAWKIAFWARLEDGDRAARMIANMLNLATTTGVALEGGGVYPNLFCAHPPFQIDGNFGATAGIAEMLLQSHAGVIHLLPALPGDWRNGSVQGLRARGGLTVDLAWRDGALVEVTLHAARNGRHRLRYGPHEVEFDVWAGQRYRLDGTLQG; this is encoded by the coding sequence GTGCAAGACCCAAACCTTCGCCTCTGGTATCGCCAGCCGGCCGCCCGGTGGGTCGAGGCGCTGCCCATCGGCAATGGACGGCTGGCCGCGATGGTCTTCGGCGGTGTGCCCTCGGAACGCCTCCAGTTGAACGAGGATACCCTCTGGTCCGGCGGCCCCAGGGACTGGAACAACCCGGCTGCCCGGGACGCGCTGGCCGCGGTGCGCCAGGCCGTCTTCGCCGGCCAATACGAAGAGGCCGACCGTCTGGCCCGCCAACTCCAGGGACCCTTCACCCAGTCCTACCTGCCCATGGCCGACCTCCACGTCCACCTGCTCCACGGGGATGGGGTCCGCTCCTATCGCCGGGAGCTGGACCTGGACGCCGCCGTGGCCCGGGCCAGCTACGTGGTGGATGGGGTGACCTACACCCGCGAGGCCTTCGCCAGCGCACCAGACCGGGTCATCGCCCTGCGCCTGACCTGTGACCGGCCGGGCCATCTGCGCTTCGTGGCCCGACTGGAGAGCCCCTTGCGCCACACGGTGGACGCCCCGGCGGCCGATACCCTGGCCCTGCGGGGCAAGGCGCCGGAACATGTGGAGCCCAACTACCGCCCCAGCGACCAGCCCATCCGCTACGCGGAGACCGAGCCTGGGGAAGGCATGACCTTCGTGGTCTACCTCCAGGTGGTGGCCGAGGGCGGGCAGGTCCAGACTGATGAGGCCGGCATCCTCCGGGTGATGGACGCGGACGCGGCCACCCTCTACGTGAGCGCTGCTACCAGCTTCAACGGCTATCGGCGTTCGCCAGGGCTGGATGGCCGCGACCCGGAGCCGCCCGCCCGCCAGGCCCTGGCCCAGGCCATTGCCCAGCCCTACGATGGGCTTCGCCAGCGCCACATGGATGACCATCGACGCCTCTTCCGCCGGGTGAGCCTGGACCTGGGCCAGAATGAGGCAGCCGCGCTGCCCACCGACGAGCGCATCCAACGCTTCCACCGCCACCACGACCCCCACCTGGTCACCCTGCTCTTCCAGTTCGGCCGCTACCTGCTCATCGCCTCCTCCCGGCCCGGGACCCAACCGGCCAACCTCCAGGGCATCTGGAACGACCAGGTGCGGCCGCCGTGGAGCTCCAACTACACCATCAACATCAACACCCAGATGAACTACTGGCCGGCGGAGGTGACCAACCTGGCCGAATGCCACACGCCCCTGTTCGACTTCATCGCCGAGCTGGCTGCCAACGGCCAGGAGACGGCCCGGGTGAACTACGGCTGCAGCGGCTGGGTGGCCCACCACAACGCGGACCTCTGGCGCCAGTCCGCACCGGTGGGCAACTACGGTGAGGGGGACCCGGTATGGGCCTGCTGGCCCATGGCCGGGCCGTGGCTCTGCCAACATCTGTGGGAGCACTACGCCTTTGGGCTGGACCTGGATTTCCTGCGGGACACCGCCTATCCGCTAATGAAGGGCGCGGCCCAGTTTTGCCTGGATTGGCTCCTGGAGGACGGCCACAGTCACCTGGTCACCGCGCCCTCCACCTCGCCGGAGAACAAGTTCACCACACCAGACGGCCAGCGGGCAGCCGTGAGCATGGCCGCCACCATGGACATGGCCCTCATGCGGGATCTCTTTACCCACTGCTGCGCCGCCGCGGAGATCCTGGACGTGGACGGGGACTTCCGCCAGCGCTTGCAGGACGCGCTGGCCCGCCTCTACCCTTTCCAGATCGGCCGTCATGGTCAGTTGCAGGAGTGGTTCCAGGACTGGGACGACCCCGACGACCACCATCGCCACGCCTCCCACCTGCTGGCCCTCCACCCCGCCTCCCTGATCACCCGCCGGGAGACGCCGGAGCTGTGGGCGGCGGCCCGCCGCTCCCTGGAGATGCGGGGCGACGGCGGCACCGGCTGGTCCATGGCCTGGAAGATCGCCTTCTGGGCCCGGCTGGAGGACGGCGACCGCGCCGCCCGCATGATCGCCAACATGCTGAACCTGGCCACCACCACGGGCGTCGCCCTGGAGGGGGGCGGCGTCTATCCCAACCTCTTCTGCGCGCACCCGCCCTTCCAGATCGACGGCAACTTCGGCGCCACCGCGGGCATCGCCGAGATGCTGCTCCAGAGCCATGCCGGGGTGATCCACCTGCTGCCGGCCTTGCCGGGCGACTGGCGGAATGGCTCGGTGCAGGGGCTGCGGGCCCGGGGCGGCCTCACCGTGGACCTGGCCTGGCGGGATGGGGCGCTGGTGGAGGTGACCCTCCACGCCGCCCGCAACGGGCGCCACCGCCTGCGCTACGGCCCCCACGAGGTGGAGTTTGACGTCTGGGCCGGCCAGCGCTACCGCCTGGACGGCACCCTGCAGGGGTAG
- a CDS encoding DUF499 domain-containing protein, with the protein MMKSLYDLCIPRPTIFDPQKRDTVLDLRDLVEGTIDPAQFFEENYITEGMRVLLEHAFRRLEGKSDQGIFKLKQAMGGGKTHNLLALGLLARHPEYRDPVMGTFYHPDPDLGPVQVIAFSGREVDYPYGLWGALAEQMGKLDHFQDHYKPLRAPGQKAWESLFAGKTVLILLDELPPYFQYARSVAIGNSDLAEVTATALSNLLVAIGRPACERVCLVLTDLASSYERGSAQIADVLRDVENETHRSAMTLEPVRLNSDELYHILRKRIFQAWPDEATIEQVAQGYAEALRKARQMDLTGESPEEFASQVVSSYPFHPGIRDLYARFRENPGFQQTRGLIRLMRMVAARLWNTGLAKRKYLIAAHDLDLNDQEIRAEINQINSTLENAIAHDIASEGTAVAEKLDAELGSTDATDAAKLIFMASLANVPNAVLGLSIPEIVAYLCEPGRDISRLKVDVLDRLATQAWYLHSTRDGKLYFRHIQNLNAKLESLVKAYVPDQALQELRDRLKEIFQPQTGWCYQRILVLPAMDEIELEQDRVTLVVVEPYAGGQGLRPELLRFYEDTPWKNRIGILTGSRNTYALLIDVGKRLKAIQHILEELRAEGTPDSDPQMVQARDLADRVRQTFHSAVRETFTNLWYPIANGLMGAGFLMRFEGNRYDGEDQITALLKEKMKFIDRVSGDNFRKMVEMRLFTQQSMKWGEIKRRAATTPAWPWHRPDALDRLKDECLYKDLWREEGGFINKGPFPQPKTTVSIQELSRDDDTGEVRLRVKPVHGDTIYWDVGAEATTASARLEGNELTTRELRLSFLCVDSTGVHETGDPVTWTNRITLKYRIFQDGADKRMELQAAPPAAIRYTTDGSDPKHLGAAYDGPFIIPRGAPLVLAYAERDGIGSEVLRVPIDWERDEDVKIDPVLPAVLRRRLSFQTTQETYQALEIWKRYRAQPAGPTVTIDGGSSQEWVELTTHENKILEVPALRTLLDALRDIQREGQVKLEVTALHFPTGQDLLDWVAHVRTDLQPGEVRQ; encoded by the coding sequence ATGATGAAATCTCTGTACGACCTGTGCATCCCCCGGCCCACGATCTTCGATCCCCAGAAGCGGGACACAGTGCTCGACCTGCGCGATCTGGTTGAAGGGACCATCGACCCGGCCCAGTTCTTCGAGGAGAACTACATCACCGAGGGAATGCGCGTCCTGCTGGAACATGCCTTCCGGCGACTCGAGGGCAAATCCGACCAGGGCATCTTCAAGCTCAAGCAGGCCATGGGTGGCGGCAAAACCCACAACCTGCTGGCTTTGGGGCTTCTGGCCCGCCATCCCGAATACCGGGATCCGGTGATGGGGACGTTCTATCACCCCGACCCTGACCTGGGACCGGTGCAGGTCATTGCCTTCAGCGGACGTGAGGTGGACTACCCCTATGGCCTGTGGGGCGCCCTGGCCGAACAGATGGGCAAACTGGACCACTTCCAAGATCACTACAAGCCCCTCCGCGCGCCGGGCCAGAAGGCCTGGGAATCCCTCTTCGCCGGCAAGACCGTGCTCATCCTCTTGGACGAGCTGCCGCCCTACTTCCAGTACGCCCGTTCGGTGGCCATCGGCAATTCGGACTTGGCCGAGGTGACGGCAACCGCTCTCTCCAATCTCCTGGTGGCCATCGGGCGGCCGGCCTGCGAACGGGTGTGCCTGGTGTTGACCGACCTGGCCTCGTCCTATGAACGGGGCAGCGCCCAGATCGCGGATGTGCTGCGGGACGTGGAGAACGAAACCCACCGCAGCGCCATGACCCTGGAGCCGGTACGGCTGAACTCGGATGAACTCTATCACATCCTGCGCAAGCGCATCTTCCAGGCCTGGCCCGATGAGGCCACCATCGAGCAGGTGGCCCAAGGCTACGCGGAGGCCCTGCGCAAGGCCCGCCAGATGGACTTGACCGGCGAGTCGCCCGAGGAGTTCGCGTCCCAGGTTGTGTCCTCCTACCCCTTCCATCCGGGCATCCGGGACCTCTATGCCCGCTTTCGGGAAAATCCCGGCTTCCAGCAGACCCGGGGGCTGATTCGCCTCATGCGTATGGTGGCCGCCCGCCTCTGGAACACCGGGCTGGCCAAGCGCAAGTATCTGATCGCCGCCCACGACCTGGACCTGAACGACCAGGAGATCCGGGCCGAGATCAACCAGATCAACAGCACCCTGGAAAACGCCATCGCCCACGACATCGCTTCCGAGGGCACTGCGGTGGCAGAAAAGCTGGACGCGGAGTTGGGATCCACCGACGCGACCGACGCGGCCAAGCTCATCTTCATGGCGTCCTTGGCCAACGTGCCCAACGCGGTCCTGGGTCTCTCCATTCCCGAGATCGTGGCCTATCTGTGCGAGCCGGGTCGGGACATCTCCCGCCTCAAGGTGGATGTGCTGGACCGATTGGCCACCCAGGCCTGGTACCTCCACAGCACCCGGGATGGCAAGCTCTACTTCCGCCATATCCAGAACCTGAACGCCAAGCTGGAATCCCTGGTCAAAGCCTATGTGCCCGACCAGGCCCTGCAGGAACTGCGCGACCGGCTGAAGGAGATCTTCCAGCCCCAGACCGGTTGGTGTTACCAGCGCATCCTGGTCCTTCCCGCCATGGACGAGATCGAGCTGGAACAGGACCGGGTGACCCTGGTCGTTGTGGAGCCCTACGCCGGCGGCCAGGGGTTGCGCCCGGAGTTGCTCCGGTTCTACGAGGACACCCCCTGGAAGAATCGGATCGGCATCCTGACGGGATCCCGCAACACCTACGCCCTGCTCATCGACGTGGGCAAACGTCTGAAGGCCATCCAGCACATCCTGGAAGAGCTGCGCGCGGAGGGCACGCCCGATAGCGATCCCCAAATGGTCCAGGCCCGGGATCTGGCCGACCGGGTGCGTCAGACCTTCCACTCGGCCGTCCGCGAGACCTTTACCAACCTCTGGTACCCCATCGCCAACGGCCTGATGGGCGCGGGTTTCCTCATGCGTTTCGAGGGCAACCGCTACGACGGAGAGGACCAGATCACCGCCCTGCTCAAGGAGAAGATGAAGTTCATCGACCGGGTCTCGGGGGACAATTTCCGCAAGATGGTGGAGATGCGGCTCTTCACCCAGCAGAGCATGAAGTGGGGCGAGATCAAGCGTCGCGCGGCCACCACACCGGCCTGGCCCTGGCACCGGCCCGATGCCCTGGATCGCCTCAAGGACGAATGCCTCTACAAGGACCTGTGGCGGGAGGAGGGCGGCTTCATCAACAAGGGGCCGTTCCCCCAGCCCAAGACCACCGTTTCCATCCAGGAGCTGAGCCGGGACGACGATACCGGCGAGGTGCGCCTGCGGGTGAAGCCGGTCCACGGCGACACCATCTACTGGGATGTGGGCGCGGAGGCCACCACCGCCTCGGCCCGCCTGGAGGGCAACGAGCTGACCACCCGGGAACTGCGGCTTTCCTTCCTGTGCGTGGACTCCACCGGCGTGCACGAGACCGGCGACCCGGTGACCTGGACCAATCGCATCACCCTGAAGTATCGCATCTTCCAGGACGGCGCAGACAAGCGCATGGAGCTGCAGGCAGCGCCCCCGGCCGCCATCCGCTACACCACCGACGGCTCGGATCCCAAACACCTGGGCGCGGCCTACGACGGCCCCTTCATCATTCCCCGGGGTGCGCCCCTGGTCCTGGCCTACGCGGAGCGGGACGGCATCGGCTCGGAGGTGTTGCGGGTGCCCATCGACTGGGAACGGGACGAGGACGTGAAGATCGATCCCGTGCTCCCCGCGGTGCTGCGGCGTCGCCTGAGCTTCCAGACCACCCAGGAGACCTACCAGGCCCTGGAGATCTGGAAACGCTACCGGGCCCAACCGGCCGGACCCACCGTCACCATCGACGGCGGCTCGTCCCAGGAGTGGGTGGAGCTTACCACCCACGAGAACAAGATCCTGGAGGTGCCGGCCCTGCGCACACTGCTGGACGCCCTGCGCGACATCCAACGGGAAGGCCAGGTCAAGCTGGAGGTGACGGCACTGCATTTCCCCACCGGCCAGGACCTGTTGGACTGGGTGGCCCACGTGCGCACCGATCTGCAGCCCGGAGAGGTGCGCCAATGA
- a CDS encoding DUF3780 domain-containing protein translates to MSGSTTTVNPWTLVARSFGFDPEESRHHFVVYIPRGAQREIQISEHLSWDERTGSSPVTTGQAPDGQIRAVLARPKWDAIADVVRVEFNRRLKRMGLRTGSWRLGPNLVRREMGKELVLLVWAIEDADPSLIPNAIANWQGLYPEERWWLYTQTAAATGHGLNDRGKGWRKAVRYALTENPVTTDSVARPTMPEFYRRAEAGPQAHFLLERDAPPDDLDADLLEPDPDLTQDEEDDR, encoded by the coding sequence ATGAGTGGCTCCACCACCACGGTCAACCCCTGGACCCTGGTGGCCCGCTCCTTTGGCTTCGACCCGGAGGAGAGCCGCCACCACTTTGTGGTCTACATCCCCCGAGGCGCACAGCGCGAGATCCAGATCAGCGAACACCTGAGCTGGGACGAGCGGACCGGTTCCAGCCCGGTGACCACCGGCCAGGCGCCGGACGGCCAGATCCGGGCGGTGTTGGCCCGGCCCAAGTGGGACGCCATCGCGGACGTGGTGCGGGTGGAGTTCAACCGCCGCCTGAAGCGCATGGGCCTGCGCACCGGAAGCTGGCGCCTGGGGCCCAACCTGGTGCGCCGGGAGATGGGCAAGGAGCTGGTGCTCCTGGTCTGGGCCATCGAGGACGCGGACCCGAGCCTGATCCCCAACGCGATCGCCAACTGGCAGGGCCTCTACCCCGAGGAGCGCTGGTGGCTCTACACCCAGACCGCGGCCGCCACCGGCCACGGCCTCAACGATCGGGGCAAGGGGTGGCGCAAGGCCGTCCGCTACGCGTTGACCGAAAACCCGGTGACCACCGATTCGGTGGCCCGGCCCACCATGCCCGAGTTCTACCGCCGGGCCGAGGCCGGCCCCCAGGCCCATTTCCTGCTGGAACGGGATGCGCCCCCCGACGACCTGGACGCGGATCTGCTCGAGCCAGACCCTGATCTGACGCAAGACGAGGAGGACGACCGATGA
- a CDS encoding anti-phage-associated DUF1156 domain-containing protein, with translation MTPEPLPTRTAAGPAPDWAQRPTFIETQFPVAKLSAEAYKERSAGASQTLTGLGKWWGRKPLVLVRAVLLGLLLPTTDDPKKDMEIFLKLMTMDDAGLWRRKDKNIPGKALLAELSNMPPSVRRRFAEQDKAGNWTLKRLSREEREELQRLVFARLPYAEKLRYCRRPEQIEGPAPDAWNEINAHLGTHAHSLPELVQELGARRFGHRPRVGDAFCGGGSVPFEAARLGCDVYASDLNPVAALLTWAALHIVGGGEDVAEQVRRAQEEVFRAVDEQITAWGIEHNEQGWRADAYLYCTEARCPECGWLVPLAPNWVIAEKYHVVAELVPDEAHRRFEIEIHEGVSEARMKAAKAAGTVKNSRLHCPHCGVDTPMDVVRRNLRMWENDDLVPRPDDVFQERLYCIRWVETWVDEQGREQTRRHYRAPTPADLAREAKVLALLRERFHEWQAKGYIPSRPIAPGDKTDEPIRTRGWTYWHHLFTPRQLLVHGLFLATAFRNHKFGPEASVGILLSVGYAANWNSRLSQWIPNIARSGGIGSIAQSFYNQALNTFYNYGVRPTVPLGGSLCRNWSGYSILTEKVVFPSDASNQTVECSFWITDPPYADAINYHELSEFFLAWYEKHLPRLFPDWYADSKRALAIRGDDPVAFRQSMVQAYRNLTEHMPDDGMQVVMFTHQDAAVWADLSMILWAAGLRVTAAWTIATETDTAMREGNYVQGTVLLVCRKRTDQAPLFLYEVAPLMEQEVRRQLDTMAALDNASEPHFGDADYQLAAYAAALRVLTAQPIEDIDPAREIRRVRGPDEENPVETLIRQAVKIACDHLVPHGLDATRWKRLDPMERFYLKALEVESHGEYRNGVYQELARGFGAVDYTQFLADSKANQTRVKTASEFGRQGLRSDGFGNTLLRQVLFAVYLAVKEDDPRAGFNYLKTELSNYWEVRERLLMLLDYLAGLRQVSHMTHWRKDAEAAHMVATLVRNDHL, from the coding sequence ATGACCCCCGAACCCCTGCCCACCCGAACCGCCGCCGGGCCGGCCCCGGATTGGGCCCAACGGCCCACCTTCATCGAAACCCAATTCCCCGTGGCCAAGCTGAGCGCCGAAGCCTACAAGGAACGCAGCGCCGGTGCGAGCCAGACGCTGACCGGGCTGGGCAAATGGTGGGGGCGCAAGCCCCTGGTGCTGGTGCGCGCCGTCCTGCTGGGGTTGCTCCTGCCCACCACGGATGACCCCAAAAAGGACATGGAGATCTTCCTGAAGCTGATGACCATGGACGACGCGGGGCTTTGGCGGCGCAAGGACAAGAACATCCCCGGCAAAGCCCTGCTGGCGGAACTGAGCAACATGCCCCCCTCGGTGCGCCGCCGCTTTGCCGAACAGGACAAAGCAGGCAACTGGACGCTGAAACGCCTCTCCCGCGAAGAACGCGAAGAACTGCAACGGCTGGTCTTCGCGCGCCTGCCCTACGCCGAAAAACTGCGCTACTGCCGCCGCCCGGAGCAGATCGAAGGCCCCGCGCCCGACGCCTGGAACGAGATCAACGCCCACCTGGGCACCCACGCCCACAGCCTGCCCGAACTGGTGCAGGAACTGGGCGCACGCCGCTTCGGGCACCGCCCGCGCGTCGGCGACGCCTTTTGCGGCGGCGGCAGTGTGCCCTTTGAAGCCGCCCGCCTCGGCTGCGACGTCTACGCATCCGACCTGAACCCCGTGGCCGCCCTGCTCACCTGGGCTGCGCTCCACATCGTCGGCGGCGGGGAAGACGTGGCCGAACAGGTACGCCGGGCGCAGGAAGAAGTCTTCCGCGCCGTGGACGAGCAGATCACCGCCTGGGGCATCGAGCACAACGAGCAGGGCTGGCGCGCCGACGCCTACCTCTACTGCACAGAAGCCCGTTGCCCCGAATGCGGCTGGCTGGTGCCGCTCGCCCCCAACTGGGTGATTGCCGAAAAGTACCACGTGGTTGCCGAACTGGTGCCGGATGAAGCCCACCGCCGCTTCGAGATTGAAATCCACGAAGGCGTGAGCGAGGCACGGATGAAAGCCGCCAAAGCCGCCGGCACGGTCAAGAACTCCCGCCTGCACTGCCCCCACTGCGGCGTGGACACCCCCATGGACGTGGTGCGGCGCAACTTGCGGATGTGGGAAAACGACGACCTGGTACCCCGCCCCGACGACGTGTTCCAGGAACGGCTTTACTGCATCCGCTGGGTGGAAACCTGGGTGGACGAGCAGGGGCGCGAGCAGACCCGCCGCCACTACCGCGCGCCCACGCCCGCTGACCTGGCGCGTGAAGCCAAGGTGCTGGCGCTCCTGCGTGAACGCTTCCACGAATGGCAGGCGAAAGGCTACATTCCCAGCCGCCCCATCGCACCGGGAGACAAAACTGACGAACCCATCCGCACACGCGGCTGGACCTACTGGCATCACCTCTTCACGCCGCGGCAGTTGTTGGTGCATGGGTTATTTTTAGCAACAGCATTCAGAAACCATAAATTTGGACCAGAAGCATCAGTTGGCATCCTTTTGTCTGTGGGTTATGCAGCAAATTGGAATTCTAGATTGTCTCAATGGATTCCTAATATCGCACGCAGTGGTGGCATAGGTTCGATCGCACAAAGTTTCTACAATCAGGCCTTGAACACTTTTTATAACTATGGTGTGCGGCCGACAGTTCCTTTAGGTGGTTCCCTGTGTCGCAATTGGTCTGGCTACAGCATTTTAACTGAAAAGGTTGTTTTTCCATCAGATGCTAGCAACCAAACAGTAGAATGTTCTTTCTGGATCACCGACCCGCCTTACGCCGACGCGATCAACTACCACGAGTTGAGCGAGTTCTTCCTGGCCTGGTACGAAAAGCACCTGCCCCGCCTCTTCCCCGACTGGTACGCGGATTCCAAGCGCGCCCTAGCCATCCGCGGCGACGACCCGGTCGCCTTCCGCCAGAGCATGGTGCAAGCCTACCGCAACCTGACCGAGCACATGCCCGACGACGGTATGCAGGTGGTCATGTTCACCCACCAGGACGCCGCCGTCTGGGCCGACCTGTCCATGATCCTCTGGGCGGCCGGCCTGCGCGTCACCGCGGCCTGGACCATCGCCACCGAAACCGACACCGCCATGCGGGAGGGTAACTACGTGCAGGGCACCGTCCTGCTGGTCTGCCGCAAGCGCACCGACCAGGCGCCTCTCTTCCTCTACGAGGTGGCCCCCCTCATGGAACAGGAGGTACGCCGTCAACTGGACACCATGGCCGCGCTGGACAACGCCAGCGAGCCCCACTTCGGCGACGCGGACTACCAGTTGGCCGCCTACGCCGCGGCCCTGCGGGTGCTCACCGCCCAGCCCATCGAGGACATCGACCCGGCCCGAGAGATCCGCCGGGTGCGCGGGCCGGACGAGGAGAATCCGGTGGAGACCCTCATCCGCCAGGCGGTCAAGATCGCCTGCGATCATTTGGTGCCCCACGGCCTGGACGCGACCCGGTGGAAACGGCTGGATCCCATGGAGCGCTTCTACCTGAAAGCCCTGGAGGTGGAATCCCACGGCGAGTACCGCAACGGCGTCTACCAGGAGCTGGCCCGGGGCTTCGGCGCGGTGGACTACACCCAGTTCCTGGCCGACAGCAAGGCCAACCAGACCCGGGTCAAGACGGCCTCTGAGTTCGGCCGCCAGGGTCTTCGCTCGGATGGCTTCGGCAACACCCTGCTGCGACAGGTGCTCTTCGCGGTCTACCTGGCCGTGAAGGAGGACGACCCCCGGGCCGGCTTCAACTATCTCAAGACGGAGTTGAGCAACTACTGGGAAGTGCGGGAGCGGCTGCTCATGCTGTTGGACTACCTGGCCGGCCTGCGGCAGGTCTCCCACATGACCCACTGGCGTAAGGACGCAGAGGCAGCCCACATGGTGGCGACCCTGGTGCGCAACGATCATCTCTAG